In one Cyclopterus lumpus isolate fCycLum1 chromosome 22, fCycLum1.pri, whole genome shotgun sequence genomic region, the following are encoded:
- the ctsl.1 gene encoding cathepsin L.1: MKLLLVAAAALAVASCASISLEDLEFHAWKLKFARSYNSMAEEVQRREIWLSNRRLVLVHNIMADQGIKSYRLGMTYFADMENEEYKRLISQGCLGSFNVSLPRQGSAYLRLPAGADLPNTVDWRDKGYVTDVKDQKQCGSCWAFSTTGSLEGQTFRKTAKLVSLSEQQLVDCSGDYGNMGCNGGLMDNAFKYIQANGGIDTEDSYPYEAQDGQCRYNPAKVGATCTGYVDVKQGDEDALREAVATIGPVSVAIDASNMSFQLYESGVYDEPDCSSSDLDHGVLAVGYGTDNGHDYWLVKNSWGLGWGDKGYIMMTRNKHNQCGIATASSYPLV, encoded by the exons ATGAAACTGTTGctcgttgctgctgctgctctggccGTGGCCAGCTGTGCCAGCATTTCTCTGGAAGACCTGGAGTTCCACGCCTGGAAGCTCAAGTTTG CAAGGTCCTACAACTCTATGGCAGAAGAGGTTCAACGCAGGGAAATCTGGCTCAGCAACCGCAGACTGGTGCTGGTGCACAACATCATGGCAGACCAGGGTATCAAGTCCTACCGCCTCGGCATGACCTACTTTGCTGACATG GAAAATGAGGAGTACAAACGCCTGATTTCCCAGGGCTGCCTGGGCTCTTTCAACGTGTCTCTGCCTCGCCAGGGCTCTGCTTACCTTCGGCTGCCTGCAGGAGCTGATCTGCCCAACACTGTTGACTGGAGGGACAAGGGATACGTCACTGATGTCAAGGATCAGAAACAGTGTGGCTCCTGCTGGGCCTTCAGTACA ACTGGCTCACTGGAGGGTCAGACCTTCAGGAAGACAGCGAAGCTGGTGTCTCTGAGCGAGCAGCAGCTGGTTGACTGCTCCGGCGACTATGGCAACATGGGTTGCAATGGAGGCCTGATGGACAACGCCTTCAAGTACATCCAAGCCAACGGAGGGATCGACACAGAGGACTCATACCCTTATGAGGCTCAG GATGGTCAGTGCCGTTACAACCCTGCCAAAGTTGGTGCCACATGCACAGGCTACGTTGATGTGAAACAAGGCGACGAGGATGCACTGAGGGAGGCTGTGGCCACCATCGGACCTGTGTCTGTGGCCATTGATGCTTCGAATATGTCCTTCCAGCTGTACGAATCAG GAGTGTATGATGAGCCAGACTGCAGCAGCTCAGATTTGGACCATGGTGTTCTGGCTGTGGGTTATGGGACTGACAACGGACATGACTACTGGCTGGTCAAGAACAG CTGGGGTCTCGGATGGGGAGACAAGGGATACATCATGATGACCAGGAACAAACACAACCAGTGTGGCATTGCTACTGCATCCAGCTACCCACTGGTCTGA